CTTACACAGAAGATTGATGACTGTTGATTTTCCGGCTCCACTAAGCCCCACCAGCGCAGTTGTTTTCCCGTTTTCAATCAGCATCGAAACGTTATTGAGGGCTTTTGCACCGTTCGGATAAGAAAAGTCGATATTTTTAAGTTCAAATTTACCTTCAACACTTTCGGTAACGAAATCGCCGGTGGGTTCCACCTGATCGTCAGCCTCTAAAATATCAAAGAAACCCTCAGCGTAGATCATAGCATCGTTCATATCGTCGTAGATGCGGTGCAGCTGGCGTATCGGCGCTGAAACATTATTGAAAAGAAGGATGTGCAGCATTATTGCACCAATTGTCATCTGCTGATCGAGTACCAGAAATACCGTTAAAAGAATGATTAGAACAACACCGAACTGCTCAATAAACGTCTTTAAACCGTCATAGATAAAATTTGTCCTTCGCGTAAAAAGCTGGCTGTCCATGAGTTTCATCTGAAGGTCGTACTGTTTTTTACCTTCGAATTTCTCGCGGACGAAACTTTTGATCACCATGATGGAGTTGATCAGGTTTAAAAGCCCTGACGTCTTCTGCTCGCGCTGGTTTCTCAGCGTACGTCTCACGCCTGAAAGTTTTTTGGCCTGTAAAGCACTAATATAGAAGTAAATAGGAACAACAATTGTAGAAACCAAACCTACATACATATTCTGCATATACATAATCACCAGCGCGATGATCGCATTGGAGAATAAAGGTAAAATATCGATGAAAAAATTCTGAACGAGCTTGGTTAAACTTTCGATGCCTCTGTCGATACGGATCTGAAGTTTACCCGACTCATGGTTTTCATCATTGAAAAATGCAACCCGGTACAGCAGAATCTTATCGATTACCGATTGCGCCAGGACAGAACTTGTGCTGATCCGGATTTTCTCACCATAGAATTTCTGCCCGAATTGTATGAATATATTTAAAAGCTCCTTCCCCAGCAATATCGCCGAGATCAGTACCAGTACGTGTATGCCTTCAGCCATTGGATCCGGAAGTTTGGTAAGTTCCGTAACCTCGTCCACCGTATATTTAAGGACCAGCGGATTCACCTGCGCAAGCAAGGCGCCCACAAAGGTGAGTAAAAGAGTTCCGTAAATCATTCGCCGGTAAGGCTTGATAAACGGAATCAGCTGCTTATAAATATGATAAAGATTG
This window of the Flavobacteriaceae bacterium 3519-10 genome carries:
- a CDS encoding ABC transporter related, which translates into the protein MPKRFNRTINLYHIYKQLIPFIKPYRRMIYGTLLLTFVGALLAQVNPLVLKYTVDEVTELTKLPDPMAEGIHVLVLISAILLGKELLNIFIQFGQKFYGEKIRISTSSVLAQSVIDKILLYRVAFFNDENHESGKLQIRIDRGIESLTKLVQNFFIDILPLFSNAIIALVIMYMQNMYVGLVSTIVVPIYFYISALQAKKLSGVRRTLRNQREQKTSGLLNLINSIMVIKSFVREKFEGKKQYDLQMKLMDSQLFTRRTNFIYDGLKTFIEQFGVVLIILLTVFLVLDQQMTIGAIMLHILLFNNVSAPIRQLHRIYDDMNDAMIYAEGFFDILEADDQVEPTGDFVTESVEGKFELKNIDFSYPNGAKALNNVSMLIENGKTTALVGLSGAGKSTVINLLCKFYLPDSGEILLDDHRLDRFENTALRNDIGLVLQKNHIFQGSIEDNIRYGNMNATLEEIETAAKKAYLHEQIMDLPEKYQHDATQLSGGQQQRIAIARLFLKDPPIIFLDEPTASLDAIATEQIKNSLDAIKEGRTVVIISHSLSQILDADHIYVMRKGEVAESGTHDELIAMHGVYREIFDASARSLNLDKLVSSYREN